The genomic interval ATCCTCGCCGAGAACGAGAAGAGCGTGCGGACGAGCCAAGCGGCCCTCGAAGCCCTGCGGCGCGCCTACGAGCCGGTGATCGCCTCCCCCGAGGAGCGGGCCCTGTACGAGCGCTTCGCCGCGATCTGGACGACCTATACGGGTCGGGTCGAGGCGATCGTCGCCCTGATGCGCGAGGGGCGCCAAGCCGAGGCGCTGGCCCTGCTCACCGGGCCCGAGGCGCTGGGCCTCGCGCAATCCGCGACCAAGGCGCTTCAGGAAAACCTCGCGCTCAACAAGCGGAGTGCCAAGCAGAGCGTCGAGGGCGCCGTCGGCAGCGCCGCCTCCGCCACCGCCGCCGCCTGGATCGCCATGGCCGTGACCCTGCTCTCGGCGCTCGCCGCAGCCCTGTTCGGCTGGTTCGGGATCTCGCGGCCGATCGCGCGGATGACGGGGGCGATGGGTGCCCTCGCGGCGGGCGACGCGGCGGTCGCCGTGCCGGGGCGGGGCCGCGGCGACGAGATCGGCGCCATGGCCGCGGCGGTGCAGGTGTTCAAGGACAACCTGGTCCGCACCCGCGCCCTGGAAGAGGAGACGCAAGCCGCCCGCGCCGGTGCCGAGGCGCAGCGCCGGGCCGCCGCGCGCGCGCTCGCCGACGACTTCCAGCGCGCGGTGGGCGGCATCGTCCAGGGCGTGACCGCCGCCGCGACCGAGCTTCAGGCCACCGCCCAGCAATTGACCGCCAATGCCAGCCAGACCGCCGGGCAATCCGGCACGGTGGCCGCCTCCGCCGAGGAGGCCGCCTCCAATGTCGGCACCGTCGCCGCCGCGGCCGAGGAACTCGGCGCCTCGGTGCAGGAGATCGGCCGGCAGGTCGACGGCTCGGCCACCCTGGCGCAGGCCGCGGTGACCGAGGCCGGGCAGACGGCGATCCTCGTGCGCGACCTCTCCGAGGCCGCCGCGCGGATCGGCGACGTGGTGGCGATGATCTCGACCATCGCCGGCCAGACCAACCTGCTCGCGCTCAACGCCACGATCGAGGCGGCGCGGGCCGGCGAGGCGGGCCGCGGCTTCGCCGTGGTCGCGGCGGAGGTCAAGGAACTCGCCAACCAGACGGCGCGGGCCACGGACGAGATCACCGGGCAGATCGGGCGCATCCAGGGCGCGACGGGTCAGGCGGTCGCGGCCATCGACAGCATCAGCGGGCGCATCCGCGAGATCAGCGGCGTCGCCACCGGCATCGCCGCGGCGGTCGAGGAGCAGGGCGCGGCGACCCAGGAGATCGTGCGCAACGTCGCCCAGGCGGCGGGCGGCACGGAATCCGTCACCCGCACCATCGCGAGCGTGGCGGGTGCCGCCGAGGAGACCGGCGCGGCGGCTGCGCAGGTGCTGTCCTCGGCGACCGAATTGTCGCGCCAGTCCGAGCACCTCTCGGCCGAGGTCGCCCGCTTCCTCGACACCGTCCGCGCGGCCTGAAGGGGCAGGGCTCTGCCCTGCACCCGCCAAAGGGCTCGCCCTTTGGGAACCCCGATTACGGGCGAAAACCCTCGAAGATCATCTGGTCCGCGTGCTCCTGGGCCAGCGCCCGCTGCGCCTCGGTGCGCACGGTCCAGGTCATCACCGGCATGTTCCCGAGCCGGCGGCAGAGATAGGGCACCGGGCCCGGCAGGTCGCCGACGCGCCAGGACAGGAAGTGCGGCCGACTCACATGGAGGTGGAGCAGGCCCGACAATTCGGCCCGCACGGACGGCGCCAGCAGGGCGTAGTGCGGATCGTCCTGGCTCGCCTCCGCGACGATGCCGCGGGGCAGACCCGGCGCGATCTCGGCCAGCGTCGCGACGATGCCCGGATCGAACGACTTCAGCGCCACCGGTGCGTCGAGCCCGGCGACGATCTCGGCGGCGCGGCGGGTGAGCCGCCGGTCGCCGTCGAAGCGCGACTTGATCTCGACGATGACGGGGATGCGGCCCGCGACCCGCGCCAGGAAGTCCGGCAGCGTCGGGATGCGCTCCCCCGTGCCGGCCACGGTCAGCGTGCCGAGTTCGGCCGCTTTCCGCGATTCCACCGGCTCGGAGACGGCCGTGAGACGCCCGAGCGCCTCGTCGTGGAACACCATCGCCTCGCCGTCGGCGCTGAGCTGCACGTCGCACTCGATGGCGTAGCCGCCCGCCACCGCCGCCTCGGCTGCGGCCAGGGTGTTCTCCGGGATGCCGGCGGCGCGGTCGTGCAGGCCGCGATGGGCGATCGGACGGGCGGTGAGCCAGTCCGGCGCCCGGTCCAGAGGGCCGCTCACGCGACCTCGAACATCGCCTCGACCTCGACCGCCGCGTCGAGGGGCAGTTCGGCGACGCCCACGGTCGAGCGGGCGTGGCGGCCGCGGTCGCCGAGGATCTCGACCATCAGGTCCGAGGCGCCGTTCATGATCGGGGCGAGGCCGGCAAAGCTCGGCACCGCGTTGATGAAGCCGCCGAGCCGCACGCATTGCACGACGCCGTGGTCGAGGTCGCCCACCGCCGCCTGGACCTGGGCCAGCACGTTGAGCGCGCAGAGCCGGGCCGCCGCGATGCCCTGTTCGGCCGAGACCTCTGCGCCGAGCTTGCCCTTGTGGGCCGGGTCGAGGGTGCCGTCCGGCCCGAAGCAGATCTGGCCGGAGATGACGACGAGGTTGCCGGTGCGCACGTACGGCACGTAGTTCGCCACCGGGGCCGCCGCCTTCGGCAGCTTGAGGCCGAGCGCTTCCAGACGTTCCTTGACCGAGTTCATCGCCGTCTCCCGCTGAGAGTGCCTCACGAAACGCCCGGTCACTGACCCCTTCGCCTTCCGGGGCGACGGCGCAGCGGGCGCTTCGTGAGAGACACGAATGCTGCGGCGCTCTGAGCATGGGGGAGGGGCGTCTCGCAAGGGGGCGGGAGGGCAAAGCCCCCTCAACCGGCGGTCTCT from Methylobacterium sp. AMS5 carries:
- a CDS encoding glycerophosphodiester phosphodiesterase family protein; the protein is MSGPLDRAPDWLTARPIAHRGLHDRAAGIPENTLAAAEAAVAGGYAIECDVQLSADGEAMVFHDEALGRLTAVSEPVESRKAAELGTLTVAGTGERIPTLPDFLARVAGRIPVIVEIKSRFDGDRRLTRRAAEIVAGLDAPVALKSFDPGIVATLAEIAPGLPRGIVAEASQDDPHYALLAPSVRAELSGLLHLHVSRPHFLSWRVGDLPGPVPYLCRRLGNMPVMTWTVRTEAQRALAQEHADQMIFEGFRP
- a CDS encoding methyl-accepting chemotaxis protein; this encodes MRVSLKAALAGSFSLLAVIAAAQGGMSVIKLSNIDREVRDIAGNWLPSVGLLGDISTATRDERVKTYRYVAASPTAAILAENEKSVRTSQAALEALRRAYEPVIASPEERALYERFAAIWTTYTGRVEAIVALMREGRQAEALALLTGPEALGLAQSATKALQENLALNKRSAKQSVEGAVGSAASATAAAWIAMAVTLLSALAAALFGWFGISRPIARMTGAMGALAAGDAAVAVPGRGRGDEIGAMAAAVQVFKDNLVRTRALEEETQAARAGAEAQRRAAARALADDFQRAVGGIVQGVTAAATELQATAQQLTANASQTAGQSGTVAASAEEAASNVGTVAAAAEELGASVQEIGRQVDGSATLAQAAVTEAGQTAILVRDLSEAAARIGDVVAMISTIAGQTNLLALNATIEAARAGEAGRGFAVVAAEVKELANQTARATDEITGQIGRIQGATGQAVAAIDSISGRIREISGVATGIAAAVEEQGAATQEIVRNVAQAAGGTESVTRTIASVAGAAEETGAAAAQVLSSATELSRQSEHLSAEVARFLDTVRAA
- a CDS encoding RidA family protein, encoding MNSVKERLEALGLKLPKAAAPVANYVPYVRTGNLVVISGQICFGPDGTLDPAHKGKLGAEVSAEQGIAAARLCALNVLAQVQAAVGDLDHGVVQCVRLGGFINAVPSFAGLAPIMNGASDLMVEILGDRGRHARSTVGVAELPLDAAVEVEAMFEVA